A window of Neisseria canis contains these coding sequences:
- the hisB gene encoding imidazoleglycerol-phosphate dehydratase HisB, which yields MKTKKEIRNENFNRLIEEAGSISELARRCGYDNPASLYQLRVRLNKQEEGSRGITNTLSAKLENGMGKPRGWMDIQQQSDTAAVEVSDDTVPELNMGNASGRVVTVTRNTSETQITISLNLDGTGRSRFDTGVPFLEHMLDQIARHSLIDLDITCKGDLHIDDHHTVEDIGITLGQALKQALGDKSGIRRYGHAYVPLDEALSRVVIDLSGRPGLVYNLDFTRAWIGKFDVDLFSEFFHGLVNHSMMTLHIDNLSGINAHHQAETVFKAFGRALRMAVEYDPRMAGQMPSTKGTLTA from the coding sequence ATGAAAACAAAAAAAGAAATCCGTAATGAAAATTTCAACCGCCTGATTGAGGAAGCGGGTTCCATTTCCGAATTGGCGCGGCGTTGCGGTTATGATAATCCGGCTTCACTGTATCAGCTCAGAGTGCGCCTGAACAAACAGGAAGAAGGTAGCCGCGGTATCACCAATACACTATCCGCCAAGCTGGAAAACGGTATGGGAAAGCCGCGCGGTTGGATGGATATTCAGCAGCAAAGCGATACCGCCGCAGTTGAGGTGTCAGACGATACGGTTCCTGAGCTTAATATGGGCAATGCGTCCGGCCGTGTCGTTACCGTAACCCGCAATACCAGCGAAACACAAATTACCATTTCGCTTAATTTGGACGGTACGGGCCGAAGCCGTTTTGATACCGGCGTGCCGTTTTTGGAGCATATGCTTGACCAAATCGCCCGTCACAGCTTGATTGATTTGGATATTACCTGCAAAGGTGATTTGCACATTGATGACCATCATACCGTTGAAGACATCGGCATCACGCTCGGCCAGGCGCTGAAGCAGGCTTTGGGCGACAAATCGGGCATCCGCCGCTACGGTCATGCCTATGTGCCGTTGGATGAGGCTTTGAGCCGTGTGGTAATCGACCTTTCCGGCCGCCCGGGTTTGGTATATAACCTTGACTTTACCCGCGCATGGATTGGAAAATTTGATGTCGACTTATTCAGCGAATTTTTCCACGGCTTGGTAAACCACAGCATGATGACGCTGCATATTGATAATTTGAGCGGAATAAACGCCCATCATCAGGCAGAAACAGTATTTAAAGCTTTTGGCCGCGCATTGCGTATGGCAGTGGAATACGATCCGAGAATGGCGGGGCAGATGCCGTCAACCAAAGGCACTTTGACCGCATAA
- the hisC gene encoding histidinol-phosphate transaminase, with the protein MLHQIIRSDIQEMTAYSVADAPSSCIKLDAMEMPYRYPEELKARLGRLLAEAPENLYPNPAASGLQEALRQAFGISDKADIALGNGSDELIQLLTLLVAKPGAKVLALEPSFVMYRHNAKLFGLEYIGVPLNEDFTMNLPAVLSAIETHQPALVFVAYPNNPTGVCFKREEVQALVDAAPGIIVVDEAYGAFSGDSFLPQAGSRSHLVVMRTLSKIGFAGLRIGYAAGHSLVMRELAKIVPPYNMNQLSLAAAKFALQNRAWIDRHIDILKQERSRLSEAFSDLGMKVFSSEANFITVKVNDAVKVFETLRQNNILIKKLHGTHPLLEQCLRITVGTPEQNDAVLNVLKNITTSILKPN; encoded by the coding sequence ATGTTGCACCAAATCATACGTTCCGATATTCAAGAAATGACTGCCTATTCCGTGGCAGATGCGCCTTCCTCCTGCATCAAGTTGGATGCCATGGAAATGCCTTACCGCTATCCGGAGGAGCTCAAAGCCCGGTTGGGGCGTTTGTTGGCCGAAGCTCCGGAAAATCTTTATCCGAATCCTGCAGCTAGCGGGCTTCAAGAAGCATTACGCCAAGCTTTCGGCATATCCGATAAGGCGGATATTGCTCTCGGCAATGGTTCCGACGAACTCATCCAGCTATTGACTCTGCTGGTGGCCAAGCCCGGAGCAAAAGTTTTGGCTTTGGAGCCGAGCTTTGTGATGTATCGGCACAATGCAAAGCTGTTTGGCTTGGAATATATCGGCGTGCCGCTGAACGAAGATTTCACCATGAATCTGCCGGCTGTGTTGTCTGCAATTGAAACACATCAGCCGGCTTTGGTTTTCGTAGCTTATCCCAATAACCCCACGGGTGTATGTTTTAAGCGGGAAGAAGTGCAGGCGCTTGTTGATGCCGCTCCGGGAATCATCGTGGTGGATGAGGCTTATGGAGCGTTCAGCGGCGACAGCTTCTTACCGCAGGCGGGCAGTCGCAGCCATTTGGTGGTGATGCGCACATTAAGCAAAATCGGTTTTGCAGGCTTGAGAATAGGTTATGCGGCCGGCCATTCTTTAGTGATGAGGGAGCTGGCCAAGATTGTGCCGCCTTATAATATGAACCAATTGAGCCTTGCCGCTGCAAAATTTGCCTTGCAGAATCGAGCTTGGATTGACCGGCACATTGATATTTTGAAACAGGAACGCAGCCGTTTGAGCGAAGCGTTTTCAGATTTGGGAATGAAAGTTTTTTCCAGTGAAGCCAATTTTATTACGGTAAAAGTGAATGATGCTGTAAAAGTATTTGAAACTTTACGGCAGAATAACATTCTTATTAAAAAACTACATGGAACGCATCCTCTTTTAGAGCAATGTCTGCGCATTACTGTAGGCACCCCTGAACAGAATGATGCTGTTTTAAATGTTTTGAAAAATATTACAACTTCAATCTTAAAACCCAATTAA
- a CDS encoding LD-carboxypeptidase codes for MDWQTSRRNLLRAGAAVAGAGVLQACTGGAQKKPAVKSAGKAVPVQPKPTIKRSGNNVLRVVAPSGFAEDRSRIEIGLTRLYNAGFTVTNQEAAYRRYQRFAGADAQRIADFQDVAAGRVATPKVLMGLRGGYGAARLLPHIDFASLGARMRERQTLFLGFSDVCAIQLALLAKGNMMSFAGPMVYSEFGKTMPSPYTMDSFISGTTNTQNTIAVSSIQRKGVSAEGTLWGGNLSVLASLVGSPYMPDIQGGILFLEDVGEQPYRIERMLQTLLLAGVLQKQQAIILGDFRMGTIRDIYDSSYDFTHVVNTISRVAKVPVLTGFPFGHITNKSTFPLGGHAKVKPSSDGGYSVTFSGYPVLDKNTLALDTLLPPPVSFEDPLSGYNQIIEEKGDLE; via the coding sequence ATGGATTGGCAAACCTCACGCCGTAATTTGCTGCGCGCAGGAGCGGCGGTGGCCGGCGCCGGTGTGTTGCAGGCTTGTACGGGCGGGGCGCAAAAAAAGCCGGCCGTGAAATCCGCCGGAAAAGCCGTGCCTGTTCAGCCGAAGCCGACCATTAAACGATCGGGGAACAATGTGTTAAGAGTTGTTGCACCTTCAGGCTTTGCGGAAGACCGAAGCCGCATCGAAATCGGATTAACCCGTCTTTATAATGCAGGATTTACCGTAACCAACCAAGAAGCGGCTTACCGCCGTTACCAGCGCTTTGCCGGTGCGGATGCGCAAAGGATTGCCGATTTTCAAGATGTGGCGGCAGGGCGGGTGGCAACACCGAAAGTGCTGATGGGGCTGCGTGGCGGTTATGGTGCGGCACGTTTGCTGCCGCACATTGATTTTGCTTCGCTTGGCGCCAGAATGCGCGAGCGGCAAACTCTGTTTTTGGGCTTTAGCGATGTGTGCGCCATTCAACTTGCGCTTTTGGCCAAGGGCAATATGATGAGTTTTGCAGGGCCGATGGTGTATAGTGAATTCGGTAAAACCATGCCCAGTCCTTATACAATGGATTCGTTTATCAGCGGTACCACCAATACGCAAAACACCATCGCCGTATCGTCTATCCAGCGCAAAGGCGTGAGCGCGGAAGGTACGCTTTGGGGCGGGAATTTAAGCGTGTTGGCATCTTTGGTGGGTTCGCCTTATATGCCGGATATCCAAGGCGGCATTTTGTTTTTAGAAGATGTGGGCGAGCAGCCTTACCGAATCGAGCGTATGCTGCAAACTCTGCTTTTGGCCGGAGTATTGCAAAAGCAGCAAGCCATTATTTTGGGTGATTTCCGCATGGGAACCATCCGTGATATTTATGACAGCAGTTATGATTTTACCCATGTGGTCAACACGATAAGCAGAGTGGCCAAAGTGCCGGTGCTAACAGGTTTTCCGTTCGGCCATATTACCAACAAATCCACTTTCCCGTTGGGCGGACATGCCAAAGTGAAACCAAGTTCGGATGGCGGCTATTCCGTTACGTTCAGCGGCTACCCGGTTTTGGATAAGAATACGCTGGCACTGGATACTTTGTTACCGCCGCCGGTATCGTTTGAAGATCCCTTGAGCGGTTACAACCAGATCATAGAAGAAAAAGGGGATTTGGAATAA